A genomic window from Pannonibacter sp. XCT-53 includes:
- a CDS encoding aldo/keto reductase, whose product MTRHPASPLTPARPDRFPLAPGLEISRALTGLWQVADIERKSGPIDPDLGADWLEAYVRDGFTTFDMADHYGTSELITGRLLARCANGSADRPLAFTKWCPEPGPMTADVVRAGVEERLARLGTDRIDLLQFHWWSFEHPGWLDALHELARLRAEGLIREIGVTNFDAAHLHLALADGIPLATNQVSFSLVDRRAAGQLAEVCSAHGVHLLAYGTLCGGFLSGRWLGQPEPHDIEDWSKMKYKRFIDTIGGWTAFQGILTAAGSIAAKHGVSISNVATRWVLEQKAVAGVIIGARLGEAMHTADNLKLFGFRLDAEDHARLEAAFAATQPVPGDCGDEYRKPPFLTASGDLSHHLSEMPRASTTELTPHRPGGLRVLTGSEWEDIAGYCRAQRIGDRILVSGTTATAGASRPVAPQDAAAQTTYILDKIQSALTALGASAEDVVRTRVYLTDPDDALPVSRAHGRVFGEIKPANTLLAVARLIGDYKVEIEAEAIIRP is encoded by the coding sequence ATGACCCGTCACCCGGCTTCGCCGCTCACGCCCGCTCGTCCCGACCGTTTCCCGCTGGCTCCGGGGCTGGAGATCAGCCGCGCCCTCACGGGCCTGTGGCAGGTGGCCGACATCGAACGCAAGTCTGGCCCGATCGACCCGGATCTCGGCGCGGACTGGCTGGAGGCCTATGTCCGCGACGGCTTCACCACTTTCGACATGGCCGACCATTACGGCACCTCCGAGCTGATCACCGGCCGCCTGCTGGCGCGCTGTGCAAACGGCAGCGCCGACAGGCCGCTCGCCTTCACCAAGTGGTGCCCCGAACCCGGCCCGATGACCGCCGACGTGGTGCGGGCGGGCGTCGAGGAGCGGCTGGCGCGCCTCGGCACCGACCGCATCGACCTGCTGCAGTTCCACTGGTGGAGCTTCGAGCATCCGGGCTGGCTCGACGCCCTGCACGAGCTGGCGCGCCTGCGGGCCGAGGGACTGATCCGCGAGATCGGCGTCACCAATTTCGATGCCGCCCACCTGCATCTGGCACTGGCCGACGGCATTCCGCTCGCCACCAACCAGGTCTCCTTCTCGCTGGTGGACCGGCGCGCGGCAGGCCAGCTCGCCGAGGTCTGCAGCGCCCACGGCGTGCATCTGCTGGCCTATGGCACGCTCTGCGGCGGCTTCCTGTCCGGCCGCTGGCTTGGCCAGCCGGAGCCGCATGACATCGAGGACTGGAGCAAGATGAAGTACAAGCGCTTCATCGACACCATCGGTGGCTGGACTGCCTTCCAGGGCATCCTGACGGCCGCTGGCAGCATCGCCGCGAAGCACGGCGTCTCGATCTCCAACGTCGCCACCCGCTGGGTCCTCGAGCAGAAAGCAGTCGCCGGCGTCATCATCGGCGCACGCCTCGGCGAGGCCATGCACACCGCCGACAACCTCAAGCTCTTCGGCTTCAGGCTGGACGCGGAGGATCACGCCCGCCTCGAGGCGGCCTTTGCCGCGACACAGCCCGTGCCGGGCGACTGCGGCGATGAATACCGCAAGCCCCCCTTCCTCACCGCCTCGGGGGATCTCAGCCATCACTTGAGCGAGATGCCGCGCGCCAGCACCACCGAACTGACGCCGCATCGCCCGGGCGGCTTGCGCGTGCTGACCGGCTCGGAGTGGGAGGACATCGCCGGCTATTGCCGCGCCCAGCGCATCGGCGACCGCATCCTCGTCTCCGGCACCACGGCCACGGCCGGCGCCAGCCGCCCCGTCGCCCCGCAGGATGCCGCCGCCCAGACCACCTACATCCTCGACAAGATCCAGTCGGCCCTGACCGCGCTCGGCGCCAGCGCCGAGGACGTGGTCCGCACCCGCGTCTATCTTACTGACCCGGACGATGCCTTGCCGGTGTCGCGCGCCCATGGCCGCGTCTTCGGCGAGATCAAGCCCGCCAACACCCTCCTCGCCGTCGCCCGCCTGATCGGCGACTACAAGGTGGAAATCGAGGCCGAGGCGATCATCCGGCCGTAA
- a CDS encoding TIGR04076 family protein: protein MADNKAGAAGDPERDGGTAGAGPARAAADDGFWLYDLKVETVLDGRTPVCRHIEGESFRVEGEALVFEPGQRVSMYALAAVLPLLPAKQRETSPHDWMSTDAEVACPDPHCGGRFRITRTGKRRFSHSETTGLPEARDTPYWKKAEGGPDE from the coding sequence GTGGCCGACAACAAGGCAGGGGCAGCTGGGGATCCAGAGCGCGACGGCGGGACAGCAGGAGCCGGACCGGCTCGGGCGGCAGCCGACGACGGCTTCTGGCTCTATGACCTGAAGGTCGAGACGGTCCTGGACGGCCGCACGCCGGTCTGTCGCCACATCGAGGGCGAGAGTTTCCGCGTCGAGGGCGAGGCGCTGGTGTTCGAGCCCGGGCAGCGCGTGTCGATGTATGCGCTCGCCGCCGTGCTGCCGCTGTTGCCGGCCAAGCAGCGCGAGACCTCGCCGCATGACTGGATGTCCACGGACGCGGAAGTGGCCTGTCCCGATCCCCATTGCGGCGGCCGTTTCCGCATCACCCGGACGGGCAAGCGCCGGTTCAGCCATAGCGAGACCACCGGCCTGCCGGAGGCGCGCGACACACCCTACTGGAAGAAGGCCGAGGGAGGCCCTGACGAATGA
- a CDS encoding GntR family transcriptional regulator has protein sequence MSAPRIARIDQSKLRENVYFALRDAFTRGEFAPGDTVSLRDLAEQLGTSMTPVREAVRRLVAEGALIDTPSRTLQVPAFDARRMQDLKQARLALEALVLDLAMDRMCPETIAAMEAVLTTHSDPEITGPDLQQNYDFHFTLYRASESEVLLPLVEALWLQYGAYLNLIIKHEEALRMPEHKHHQEIIAALKSGDRAAAHAALANDIERSFRVLVPTP, from the coding sequence ATGAGCGCACCGCGCATCGCGAGGATCGACCAGTCGAAACTCAGGGAGAACGTCTATTTCGCGCTGCGCGACGCCTTTACACGCGGCGAGTTCGCCCCCGGCGACACGGTCAGCCTGCGCGATCTGGCCGAACAGCTCGGCACCTCGATGACCCCGGTGCGCGAGGCCGTCCGCCGTCTCGTGGCCGAAGGCGCGCTCATCGACACGCCAAGCCGCACCCTGCAGGTGCCCGCCTTTGATGCACGCCGGATGCAGGATCTGAAGCAGGCGCGGCTGGCGCTCGAGGCCCTCGTGCTCGATCTCGCCATGGACCGCATGTGCCCCGAGACCATCGCCGCGATGGAGGCGGTCCTGACCACGCATTCGGATCCCGAAATCACCGGCCCCGACTTGCAGCAGAACTACGATTTCCACTTCACGCTCTACCGCGCCAGCGAGTCCGAGGTGCTGCTGCCGCTCGTCGAAGCGCTCTGGCTGCAGTACGGCGCCTATCTCAACCTCATCATCAAGCATGAGGAAGCCCTGCGCATGCCGGAGCACAAGCATCACCAGGAGATCATCGCCGCCCTGAAGTCCGGCGACCGGGCCGCCGCCCATGCCGCACTCGCCAATGACATCGAGCGCAGCTTCCGCGTGCTGGTGCCCACCCCCTGA
- a CDS encoding aldo/keto reductase — MTQVETADLRPGHRISRVIKGGWQLAGDHGSVEREAAIADMEAFLDAGITTFDCADIYTGVEEMIGSFIEDVRKRRGAAVAERAVVHTKLVPDLSRLADIRPDEVEAIVDRSLKRLKIDRLHLVQFFWWDLGIGDAVSAFEVLKRCQEKGKIGSLGTTNWNERQMARFTDAGFDVVSAQVQYSILDRRPATGLAPWAKAQDMQLLCYGTLAGGFLTEAWLGQPDPGFAFDNRSLVKYRLIIDEFGSWDLFQTLLATLKAVGDRHGVSLSSVATRWVLDQPQVAAAIVGARYARHLPKTLEVFRLTLDEDDRARIATVIAQAKGPNGPVYGLEGDRTSRHGRIMKYNLNTRPDDPVLAAASHG, encoded by the coding sequence ATGACCCAAGTCGAAACCGCGGACCTGCGTCCCGGCCACAGGATTTCCCGCGTCATCAAGGGCGGCTGGCAACTGGCCGGCGACCATGGCTCGGTCGAGCGCGAGGCCGCGATCGCCGACATGGAAGCCTTCCTCGATGCGGGCATCACGACCTTTGACTGCGCCGACATCTACACCGGCGTGGAGGAGATGATCGGCAGCTTCATCGAGGATGTGCGCAAGCGCCGGGGGGCTGCGGTGGCCGAGCGCGCGGTCGTGCACACCAAGCTGGTGCCGGACCTGTCGCGGCTGGCCGACATCCGCCCCGACGAGGTGGAAGCCATTGTCGACCGGTCGCTGAAGCGGCTGAAGATCGACCGGCTGCATCTGGTGCAGTTCTTCTGGTGGGATCTCGGCATCGGCGATGCGGTCTCTGCCTTCGAGGTGCTGAAGCGCTGCCAGGAGAAGGGCAAGATCGGCAGTCTCGGCACGACCAACTGGAACGAGAGGCAGATGGCCCGCTTCACGGATGCGGGCTTCGACGTGGTCTCGGCGCAGGTGCAGTATTCGATCCTCGACCGGCGTCCGGCCACGGGCCTCGCCCCCTGGGCAAAGGCGCAGGACATGCAGCTGCTGTGCTACGGCACCCTGGCCGGCGGCTTCCTGACCGAGGCTTGGCTCGGCCAGCCCGATCCGGGCTTTGCCTTCGACAACCGGTCGCTGGTCAAGTACCGGCTGATCATCGACGAGTTCGGCTCCTGGGACCTGTTCCAGACCCTGCTGGCGACGCTGAAGGCCGTCGGCGACCGGCACGGCGTGTCGCTGTCCAGCGTGGCGACGCGCTGGGTGCTGGACCAGCCGCAGGTCGCCGCGGCCATCGTCGGCGCGCGCTACGCCCGGCATCTGCCGAAGACGCTCGAGGTGTTCCGCCTGACGCTGGATGAGGACGACCGGGCGCGGATTGCCACCGTGATCGCGCAGGCGAAGGGCCCGAACGGCCCCGTCTACGGCCTTGAAGGCGACCGCACCAGCCGGCACGGGCGCATCATGAAATACAACCTCAACACCCGGCCTGACGACCCGGTGCTGGCGGCGGCAAGCCATGGCTGA